In Streptomyces sp. HUAS ZL42, the DNA window TCGCCACGACCGCGGCGACGGTCGAGATGCAGGCCCTGCTGAATCTGGTCTGGGAGCACCTCCTGCCGGCGTTCGCGGCGCCGCTGCCCGACCGGGAGGACGCGGACGCGGCTCTCGCCGCGCGCCTGGCGCGCCTCGCACTCCCGCCGGCCGCGGGCAAGCCCGCACCTCCGGAGCGTGCCGGGGACTGGGCGGCGGCCGCGTTCGTGCCCTACGGCGGTGTCTGCGCGGACCAGCCGGGCCTGACCGCCGTCACGGTGAAAGCCGGAGAGGACGGCTGGACACTGACCCTCGACGAGGGCGGCATGCGCCTCGATCTCCGGCTGGGCGCGGACGGCTGGTCGGTGGGCGAGGAGCCGCTGCCGATCGCCGTGAGCGGCGGCTGGACCGATCCCGACACCCTCGCCGTCGATGTGGTGTTCCTGGAGACTCCGCACCGGCTGACGGTGACCTGTTCACTCACGGACCGGACGTTCACGGCACGCTGGGCCACGGCTCCGCTGCACGGCGGGCCGCTGCGCTCGCTGCGCGCGCCGCGCACGTCGGGCTGAGCACGGCGGGTTCGTTCCGGCCGGGTCAGTCCGACCCCGGCCGGAACGTCCGCAGGAACGTGTCCAGCGCCTGTCGGTTGACTGCGGCGTCCCAGTCGGCGGCGGGCGTCGTCCAGCGCAGCGAGAAGCCGCGGTGGCCGCCCAGGAGAAAGCCGCGGCCGAAGGTGCGGATGCGTGTGCCGTCCGGGTCGGAGAACCACTGCATGTCGGCGGCCTTGTACCCCTGGTACGTGGTCGCCCGGATCTCGCCGATGCGCTGGAAGCCCGCGGTCAGCCGCAGCCCGGGTTCGACGTCGTCGCGCCAGACGGCCACCGGGTCGGGGCCGACGGCTTCGCTGTACGTCACCGCGAGTGTGCGCGGGTCGCCGGACGCGCCGAACGTGACGCGGTACGCCTCGTCCGCTTCGGAGGTCTTGAGCCGCTTCCAGCCGTCGGGGAGGGCGATGGAGAACCCCTCGGGGGCGTCGTAGCGGTGGTAGCCGGCCGGCAGGGCGCCTGCGGAGGCCGACGGGGAGGTGCCGGTGGTCTGTGTGCCGGACGGGCTGGGAGTCGCTTCCGTGCGGTCGCCGCCGGGCGGCGACGCGGAGGCAGAGGCGGACGGGGTCGGAGTGGGTGCGGCTTCGGACGCGGTCGCGGAGGGGCGGGACTGCGCGTCGGACGCGGTCGCGGAGGGACGGGACTGCACGTCGGACGCAGTCGTGCCCAGGCCGGGCAGCTGGTCGGTGACGGCGAGGACCGCGACCGCCACGGTGACGAAGGCCAGTGCCGTCCCGGCCGCCATGGTCCTCCTGCTCCACCCCGGACCGGCGTGGCAGGCGGCGGCGTAGGCGCGACGCAGCCGGGGCTCGGGCATCTCCTCCAGGGCCGCGCCCGGGTCCTCGTTCAGAACGCGGGTGAGGGCGGTGCGGACCACCGGACGGCTCAGCCGCTCGCGGGAGTCCTTGCGGAGCAGTCCCGTCACCGTCCGGGTGAGGGGTCCGGCGCGCAGCGGTGTGCGCAGCGGCAGCCGGTCGACGCCTCTCAGGGTGGCCTCGGGCCGGCCCCGGTCACGGAACGGCGGGCGGCCCTCGACCATTGTGTAGAGGATCGCGCCCAGCGCCCACAGATCGGCCGCCGGGCCGATGCGCTCGTCACGGGCCTGCTCGGGGGAGGCGTACGACGGTGCGGTGACCCGGGGCGCGAGGGTGGCACCGGCGAGCCCGAACCCGGTGACGACGAGCTGGCCCCGCTTGCGGACGAACACCTGGCCGGGACTGAGTTCGCCGTGCGTGATGCCCTCGCCGTGCGCGGCTTCGAGCACGTCGAGCAGTTCCAGCCCGACGCGAGCCGCCCGGATGTAGTTGAACGCGCCCTTCTTCGCGAGGAGTTCCCCCAGCGGCGTGCCGTCGATCCGCTCGGTGACGGTCCACAGGGCACCCGGCTCCTCGACGGCGTCGATGACCGGCACGACCCGTCCGGGGCACAGCCGCGCCATCGTCTCGGACATGCGCAGGATGCGGCCCGTGGTCCGGCGCGGGGTCTCCTCGCAGGGGTCGTCCGGAAGCCCGATCCGGGTGACCAGACACGGGCGTTCGGTCTCGACGTCCTCGGCCTCCCAGCAGATGCGGTTGACCTCCCGGTGGACCACGTCGTGGAGTCGGTATCTCCCGGCGACCAACTCGTGCGCGGAGACGTGCGTCTTGACCATGGTCATCCCTCGCTGAACCCCCGGTTCCCATCTTTCCCAGTGGTACGGCGGCCCGGCCGGAGTGCGTTCAAAAGATCCGCAACTCCGGGGGATTTTCTGGCCTTTCTTCAAAAAAACCTGCGTGCGAGTGTGCGAGGAAAAGGTTCCCGGAGTCCCATCCGAGCGGATGTCGTCACGGCGTTCACCTCGATAGGACGCCCGCCGGGACACCCCCTGGAATTCGCGCCGCGCGTATCCGCGGCCCCAATAGCGCACCGACCTGGTGGTAACCAGCGGTAAACAGTTCACGTCGAGTCCGAGAACGAACTCGGCGACATGGCGCATTCAGCAGCAACCGCGGGAACGGCCGTTCTGCGGCATACACGGGCGGTCAGAGAAGCTGGAAGCTTTCCGCCCAGGTCACCAGGGACCGGGGCGTCGCATTGCCCCCGCACACCACCAGCCCGAGCCGGGCTCCCTCACCGACCCGCTCCAGCACCCGCCGGGCCGCCGGGAGGAGGCAGCCGGCTGCCGGTTCGGCCCACACCTTGGCGTGCTCGGCGAGTTCCAGGCAGCCCCGTACGGCCTCCCGGTCGGGGACCACGAGCACCTCGGTGACCAGCGCCGCCACATGGTCGTACGTCAGCTGCGACACCGACGGGGCGCTGAGCGTGGACACGATCGAGGACAGGGCGACCGGCACCGGACCGCCCGCCGCCAGCGCCTGCGACATGGCCTCGGCACCCTCGGTCTCCACACCCCAGATCCGCAGGTCCGGGCGGCGGGCCCGCAGGGCCGCCGCGACTCCGGAGATCAGACCACCGCCCCCGATACTGACGACCACGTCGGTGAGGTCGCCCGCGTCCTCGGCGAACTCCAGCCCGACGGTGCCCTGCCCGGCGACCACGAAAGGATCGTCGAACGGGTGGACCAGGGTCAGTCCCTCGTCCCGCAACCGCGTCACGAGCGAGAACGCGCCGTCCATGTCATCGGTCACCCGCACCGACGCACCCGCGTCCCGGGCGATCTCGACGGCACGGGCGGGCGCCGAACGCGGCATGACCACCGTGGCCTTCACATCGAGGGCGGCCGCCATGAGCGCCAGGGCGATCCCGTGGTTCCCGCCGCTGACCGCCACGACCCCGGCGGCCCGGTCGGCCTCGCTGAGTGAGAGCAGCTTCGCGGTGGCCCCGCGCGCCTTGAAGGAGCCGGTGCGCTGCAGCAGCTCCAGCTTGACCGTCACCGGGGCACCGAGCAGCGCGGTGAGGCCGGGGCTCGGCAGCGTCGGGGTGCGCACGACGTGCCCGGCGATCCGGTCCGCCGCGGCTTCGATGTCCGAGATGCCGATCAAGACGACCACCTTTCGTGTGCCGGTTGCGTCCGCACTTCGAACCCTCTCCCCGACGAGGACCGAGGTCAACAGGGGGCTGAACAGATCGTGGGGGGTGCCCCCGGGCGCGGCGACCGCTGACGGTGGGCCGGCAACTCGCCGAGTGGCCCGGCAAGCAGGGCCGGGGCCGCGTTGGGCGGCACCTTGTCACCGGCGACCGGGAGGCGGGCAGCGACCTGGATGCCGGCCGTAGCGGCGGCCTTGGCCCGTCGCCGCATGGCCGGCCGCTGGCGAGGGCGCGCAGGCCCGCCCGCCGGCCGGACACCTGTTGCCGATCAAGAGGTCGGAACGGCGTGGGGATCGCTCCCCGGGCGCCGTCGGCGTCAGGCGCCGAACAACTGCGTCCAGTACGTGCCCGCCCTGCCGCCGCCGGCGAATCCGACGCCGATGTGGGTGAAGCCGGGGTTGAGGATGTTGGCGCGGTGGCCGGGGCTGTTCATCCAGCCGTCCACGACCTCGGCGGGGGAGCGCTGGCCGCAGGCGATGTTCTCGCCGATGGTGCGCCGGGCGGAGCCCGCGGCGGCGGCCCGGTCCCAGGGTCGGCTTCCCTCGGGCGAGGTGTGCGAGTAGAAGGAGCGGGCCACCATGTCCGCGCTGTGTGCCTGCGCGGCCCTGGCCAGCAGGGGATCGGGGGCGAGCGGCCGCAGACCGGCCCGGGTGCGTTCCCGGTTGGTGAGGTCGACGACCTCGGCCTCGGTCCATGCGAGATCGCCCGGGGTGAGAGGTCTGGCCCACAGCGCGGTCCAGTACGTGTCGCCGGAGCGGCCGCCGCTGGCGTACGCCAGTCCGGTATGGGTGAAGACGGGGTCGTGCAGGGTTCGGCGGGCCTGCTCGGTGTCCAGGCAGTACGAGACGAACTCGGCGGGGGTGCGCGGGCCGGAGACCAGGTGCTCGCCCACCGTGACGTACGTGTACCCGGCGGTCGTGACGCGCTGGTGGACGGAGACGCCGTCCCGGCTCTCGACGCCCAGGCGTCCGGCGGCCGCCATGGCTGCGGAGTGCGCCTGCGCGGCGGAGACCAGCCGGGCATCGAGGGAGACGGGCGGGGAACCGACCGCAGAACGCGCCGAGTTGACCAGGCCGAGGAAACCGTCCGGGTCGGGGGAGGGGCTCGGCAGCGGCCGGGGTGCCTGCGGTGCCGGGACCGAGGATGCGCGCCCGGGTGCGACCGATGGCGTCGGTGAAACGGGTATGTCCTCGACGACATCCACCCCGAAGTCCCGCGCGAGGCCCGCCAGTCCGTCCGCGTATCCCTGCCCGAGCGCCCGCAGTTTCCAGCCCCCACCGCGCCGGTAGACCTCCGCGAGCAGCAGGACCGTCTCCTGCCGTGGACGGGATGGGGCGAAGCGGGCGAGCGGGCGGCCCTGGGCGTCGGTGACGTGGAGCGTGGGGGCGGGCCGGCGGGCCAGAGGAGTGCTGGGCTCGACGGGAGTGACGACCACCGTGACCCGGGTGGCACCGGCGCGCAGTGCTGCCGGTTCGAGGGTCAGCGTGTCGCCCCGGAGCCGGGCTCCGGGCGCGGCCGGCTGGTTGTAGAACACGAAGTCGCCGTCGCCCCGCACCTTGCCGCCGTCGTCCGTGATGAGCGCGGAGACGTCGAAGGGCCCGGGCACCCGGACGGTCAGCGAGCCGCCCGGGAGGGGCAGATTGCCCCCGGGGACCAACTCGCTCATCCTGCCGCCCTGGTGTCGTGGTGCGAAGCCCGGTGGGTACTGCCCGGAGAACGTGCGTCAGGGCGGGCGGGTTCCCCGCAGTGCGAGATCGATCACATCGGAGCGGGGCAACCCTCTCGCACGCCGTCACATCTCCACAGCCGAGACGCCGTTGATCGCCTGGCGATCACCGGGGATCGGATTCCGCAGGTTTTACGGCGAAGCGCTCCCGAAAGCGATCATTTTTCGCTTTACATGGACATGACTTATCCGCAAGGGTTTGGTCCCGGGGCCCGACCAGCCCCCATGGCGTTTCAACCGCGCCATGGCTCAAGGCGGTTGGTGAGCGAGGCCGCCAGGAACGAAGAGGAACCCTCATCTTGCGTAAGCCCCACATACGCAGCCTTGCGATCGCCGTCGCCGTGACGACGGCCGCCACGGGCCTGTCGGGCACGGCCTTCGCGGCCCCGCCCGCGGGGGAGGCCCTCGCATCGGCGAACGAGCCCTCGGCTGCCTCCGTCGTCGAGGCGGCCGACGCCGCCGCCTTCGCCCACGCCTCGGCGACCGGCGTGATCCAGGGCGACGAACTGAAGGCCCAGGACGTGCTGATCGACCCGGAGGGCGCACGCCACGTCCGGTTCGTCCGGACCCACCAGGGCATGCCCGTCCTCGGCGGCGACCTCGTCGTCCACCTCTCCCGGCAGCTGACCTACACCGGCGTCACCCGTGCCGCGGAGCACACCGTCCGGCCCGTCGCCGCCGGAGGGGCGAAGCTGACGGCCCGGCAGGCCGAGGCGAAGGCCGCCGCCGTGGCCCAGGGCGACCCGGCCGCCGCCGAACTCGTGGTGGACGCCCGCGACGGAGCCTCGGCCCTCGCCTACCAGGTACGGGTGACCGGCAGCGACACGACCGAGGGCGGTGGCTCCCGCACGGTCGTCGTCGACGCCGTGACCGGCAAGGTGCGCAGCAACACGCCCGACAACGACGAGTTCCTGTCGCCGCAGCTGCTCGACACCCTGCGCGAGCGCGGCGAGAAGCTGAACCCCGTCACCGGCACCGTCCCGCAGACCACGGGCCTCGCCGCGACGTCCGCCGCGGGCGCGGTCCGCTACCCCTCGACCGCCTCCGGCACCGGCACCTCCCTCTTCGTCGGCAAGGTTCCGCTGACCACCACGCGTACGGCCCGCACCAGCTACCTCCTCAAGGACCCCACCCGCTGGGGCACCGAGACCCGGGACGCCAAGGGCCTGGAACTGGAGAACTTCGCGCGGGGCAAGAAGTTCACCTCCACCGACAACAAATGGGGCAACGGCGCCGTCTCCCACCGCGCCAGCGCCGCGGTGGACGCCCAGTACGGCATCACGAAGACCCTGGACTTCTACAAGAAGACCTTCGGCCGCAAGGGCGTCGCGAACAACAGCAAGGGCGCCCTCGCCATGGTCCACTTCGGCAACAAGGTGGCCAACGCGTTCTGGGACTCGTACTGCGGCTGCATGCTGTACGGCGACGGCGACGGGGCGATGTTCAAGAAGCCCCTCGTCGTCCTCGACGTCACCGGCCACGAGCTCACCCATGGCGTCGTGGACGCGACCGCCCGCCTGGAGCCCACCCGCGTGGACACGGACGGCAACCAGTACGGCGAGCCCGGTGCCCTGAACGAGTCGCTGGCCGACATCTTCGGCTCCAGCGTCGAGTTCAGCGCCAACAACCCGAAGAACCCGCCCAACTACCTCGTCGGCGAGAAGCTGGGCCTGGCCCAGAAGTTCCTGCGCCGCCTCGACCGCCCGTCCCTCGACCGGCTCGAGGGAACCATCGACTACTGGTCACCGGAGGTGTACGACGCCGAGGTGCACGCGGGTTCCGGTGTCTCCTCGCACGCGTACTACCTCCTCGCCGAGGGCAGCGGACGCAAGACGATCGGAGGCTTCACCTACGACTCGCCGACCTACGACGGCTCCACGGTGAAGGGCATCGGCCGGACCAAGGCCACCGCGATCTTCTACCGGGCCCTGACCCGCTACATGGTCTCCACGACCGACTTCCACGACGCGCGCGTCGCCACGCTGAAGGCGGCCAAAGACCTCTACGGCGCGACCAGCAACGAGTACAGGACGGTGGTCCGGGCGTGGGCCGCCGTCAACGTGACGGCCGCGAACACGCCCGCCCCGCGGAACTGACGCCGGGCGCGGCCGGGTGCCCCGCACCGCCGGGCACCCGGCCGACCGGACGTCAGATCCACTGCCTCTCCACCTCTTCGGACACCACGATCAGGGCACCGCACGAGGGGCAGCGTGCCCGTCCGAAGACGTAGGTCACCGCGCGGGCGGTTTCCGCCCGACCCGCTGTCGCCGCTTCCCGGTACAGGCGCGCGCCGATGCCGTCGAGCGACTCCGGGCTCGCCGGCATCAGGTCCGTCCGGCCCGACGTGTCCTTCGAACCAGGTCCGACGTAGTCGCCGGCCGAGGTGAAGAAGCCGTACTCGCCGAAGGCGACGTAGAGGTCGTCCTCGCAGGAGGGGCAGGCGAGTTGGTACTCCTCGTTGCGCACCCCGTCCAGCGCGTCCGCCCATACCCCGGCGCCCTCGAAGGCGAGCACGGACTGGAGCGAAGCGACGAAGGAGGGAGCGTCCTGATCCGGGGCGGCGAGCAGCTCGCGGGCGACACCGAGGAGAGCCTCGATCTCCCTCGTGTACCGGTCGCGGCGCGGGTCGTCCGCATCGACCGTGATCGCCCCGGCCAGCATCACCGCGTCCGCCGGCCCGCCCGGAGCCCGGCCCAGTGCGATGTCGGCCAGGACGGGCAGCGCCGCCCAGCTCGCGTCGTACACCGACCCCTGGTGGCACAGCGCCGACCACAGGTCCTGCCACACCGCGTCGTCGTCGGTTCCACCGAGGCGTGCGAAAAGACCGGGTATGTCTTCGGCGCTGCCGTAGGCGTGCGTCAGCTCGCGCCAGTCGATCGTCGTCATGGAGGCGATTGTGACGCCCGGCACTGACAGTCCCTCAATCCGCCGTACTTGCCCGGGAATCGCCGAACCTCAGCCGGACGTGGTCGGCTCCGGCTCGATCAGTCCCTGACGGTAGGCGATCGCCACCGCCTCGGTGCGGCTCGCGGCGCCCAGCTTGCCCAGGATGTTGGAGACGTGGACGCTCGCCGTCTTCCCGCTGATGAACAGTTCCTCGCCGATCTGGCGGTTGCTGCGGCCCAGGGCGAGAAGACGCAGGACGTCCTGCTCGCGGGCCGTGAGCGGCGAGGTGCGCTCGGCGGTTTCGGTTTCGGTGAGGCGGCCGCGGCGGACGAGGTCGTCCAGCTGCTCCAGCAGCAGCGTGGCGCCGAGCCGTGTCGCCTCCTCCCGCGTGGCGCGGGCCTCGGCAGCCGCCTCCTCGCGCCGCTCCGCCGCCAGCAGGGCCGCCGCGAACCGGAAACGGCAGCGGGCCCGCTCGTACACGTCGCCGTTGTCGAAGGCGGCGACCGCCTTCTCCCAGGCCGCCGGGTCCGGCCCCGCAGTGGCGCGTGTCCACTCGGCCTCGGCGCGGGCCAGCCAGGCCGTGCCCTCGGGACCCTGCGGCGCGCCGTTCTCACCGTGCAGGGCCACCGTGCGGGCCAGGTCGACCAGTTCCGCCGCGGTGTCCGTCCAGCGGCGGACTCCGGCTTCGTCGCCGGTGAGGCGCGCCTCGCCGGCCGCGTCGGCGACCGCGGACAGGGCGAGGGCGGCCAGCCGTACCGCGACGTCCGGCCGGGTGCCCGCGTCGTCGGTGAGCGCCGCGACCGTGGACCGCATCCGCTGCACCGCGGCCTCCGGATCCCTGCGCAGCGCGGCCGCATCGGTCAGCACGATGCCCGCCACCAGCGCGGCCATCCAGTCGAAGGGCCCCTCCAGCAGGGCACGTGCCCGCTCGGCCGCCCGCCCGTCGCCGCGCGCCAGGGCCACGTACAGCGCGGGCCCGACCGTGTACCCGCCCGCCGCGGGCAGTACCTCGGCGTCGGCCGCCGCCACACGCACACATTCGTCCCAGCGGCCCAGCGTGTACAGCACCAGCAGCCGCAGATACCGCATCTCCAGCGGATACGGCGAGGACAGCAGCCCCGCGCGGCGCGCCCGCTCCAGGCCCTCGGTCAGCCAGAGCAGGCACTCCTCGAGATCGCCGGACTCGAAGCAGCCGACCGCGAGGTTGAACAGCGCCCGGCACTCCACCGGCGCGTTCCCCGCACGCCGGGCCAGCTCCCGGGCCTCCCGGAGCCGTGCGCGGCCCTCCGGGGCGCGGCGGCCGTCTCCTTCCATGGTGGCCAGCGAGATCAGCAGATCGGCCTGTGCGTCGGTCACCCGCAGCTTCTCGGCCGCACGCAGGGCCTGACGGGCGACCCGGAGCGCCGTCCCGACGTCCCCGACCTGGCGTGCCGCCATGACGTGCGTGGCCGCGGCCCACACCCATGTGGGCGTCGGCGGGTCGGCGGGGATCAGGGTCAGGGCCTCGCTGCTGTGGGTGTAGGCCGCCGTCAGGTTGTCGACGCTGAGGAGGTTGCCCGCGAGCGTGTAGCGGACGCGGGCGGCCAGCTCGGAGTCGGCGTCCTGGCCGATGCCCGCCAGCGCGGCCCGGGTGAGCGAGACCGCGCGGTGCAGCTCCCCGGCGTGCGCGGCCGCCGCCGACGCGCGCAGCGTGAGCGTGATCTGGTCGAGCCCTTCACCCGACGGCAACTTGGCGGGATCCACCGACGACCACAGGCCGAGGGCGGCTTCGACATGCCGTAGCTCCTCGGCGGGTGCGCCGACCCGATGGGCGTGGTCGGCGGCCTCCAGCGAGGCGGCGAGAGCCTCGGCCAGGTCATGGCTCTCGCGGTAGTGGTGGGCGCGTTCCGCCGCGCTCTCGGCAGGACGACCCCGGTCGGCGAGCAGTCGCGCGAACGCACCGTGCAGTCGCGCTCGTTCACCTGGGAGCAGGTCGGCGTAGACCGCCTCGCGGGACAGCGCGTGGCGGAAGGCGTACGTGTCGCCGACGCCCGCGACCAGGAGCTGCCGCCCGATCGCCTCGCGCAGCGCCGACTCCAGCTCGTCCTCGGGGAGCCGCACCGCGTCCCGCAGCAGGTCGTGCTCCACGTGGCGCCCGGCGACGGCGGCTGTGCGCAGCACCTGCTGGGCGGTGTCGGACAGCTGCTCGACACGGATCAGGAGGAGGTCGGCCAGGCCGCTGGGCACCCCCGCGTCCCGCGTGTCCGTGGCCGCGAGCAGCTCCTCCGCGTAGAAGGCGTTGCCCTCGGCGCGGTCCACGATCCGGCGGACCGTGGCGTCCGGCAGTGGGCGGTCCTCCAGGGCGCGCACCAGGCGGGTCACGTGGGCGTCCGCCAAGGGCCGCAGCTCGAGCCGCTCGACGGCGGGCAGCCGCACCAGCTCGGCCAGCAGCGGGCGCAGCGGATGGCGGCGGTGCAGGTCGTCCGCGCGGTACGACGCGAGCACGGCCAGCCGGTGTGCAGGCGCACCGCCGGCCGGGCGCTGCAGGATGCCGCGGCTGAGCAGGAACCGCAGCAGGTCCCGGGAGGACTGGTCGGCCCAGTGCAGGTCCTCCAGGACGAGCAGCAGCGGCGCGATGCCGGCCAGGTCGGCGAGCAGGCCCGCCATGCCCTCGAACAGCCGCAGCCGCCCGCCCGTGTCCGGGACGGCGTCCGTTCCGCCGCCCAGTAGACGGTCGACCACCGGGTGTGCGGAGAGCGCGGCGGCGAACCGCTCGTCGGTGGCGAGCACGCCCAGAATCTCGGTGAACGGCAGATACGGCAGCCCGACGTCACCGAGGTCCACACAATGACCCGTGAGCACGGTCATGCCGTCCTGTGCGGCGCGCACGGCGACCTCGTCCAGCACGCGTGTCTTGCCGACCCCGGCGTCCCCGGCCACCAGCACGGCACGCGCCTCGCCCCCGCGGGCACGCTCCAGCACTCCGGCGAGTCGGGAGATCTCCTCGTCGCGGCCGACGAGCGGAGTGGTGAAGGCGGTCTGCGGCACCCATCCATCCTGGCACGTGGCACTGACAACGCCTCGCCGCCCCGAACGGCAGACCTAGCGGCGCAGCGTCTGCGCCCAGTTCGCCGGCACCCGTCCCGCCGGGCCCGGCGCCGGCTGGTCGGCCGGGTGGCTCACCGGCGGCGCCAGTTCGGGTCCTGACTCGTACAGCTCGCCCGCCTCGTAGTCCCAGAACCATTCCTCGCCCGGCTCGAAACTGCGCACCACGCAGTGCCCGGTCGCCTTGTAGTGGGCGGTGGCGTGCTGGGCGGGGGAGGAGTCGCAGCAGCCGATGTGACCGCACTGGGCGCAGCGCCGCAGATGGAACCACCAGCCCCCCACGGCGTCGCAGTCGACGCAGCCCGTGCCGCTCGGCGGGACGCTGGGGTCGATCCGGGTGTCGCTGGTCATGCCGGCTCCTCGACGGTCTCGGGATCGGGATCGGGGTCGGGGGCGGTGAGCGGGAGGAGGACCTGGAACCGGGTGTCGCCGGGTACGGAGTCGACCTGGAGGCTGCCGTGGTGCTTGTTGACGACGATCCGCCACGAGATGTCCAGGCCGAGACCGGTGCCCTCGCCCACCGGCTTGGTGGTGAAGAAGGGGTCGAAGATGCGGCTGCGGATGTCGGGCGGCACCCCGGGGCCGGTGTCGGCGAACTCCACCAGCATCCGGTCGCCGTCGCGCGCCGTCCGCACGGTCAATGTCCCTTCCCCGCCCGCGCTGTTGATGGCGAACACCGCGTTGTCGACGAGGTTGGTCCACACCTGGTTGAGCTCCGCCGGGTAGGCGGGGACCTTCGGGAGCGTACGGTCGTAGTCCTTGACGACCTTGATGTGCTGCCCGAACTTGGCCGACAGCATCAGCAGTGTGCTGTCCAGCAGTTCGTGGACGTCGGCGACCTGGTAGGGGGCGCGGTCGAGCTGCGAGTACTGCTTGGCCGCGTCGACGAGGTGCGAGATACGGGTGGTGGAGTCGTCGATCTCGTCCATCAACAGCTCGGTCTCGACGGTGTAGTTGAGCCATCCGACGGCTGACGGCAGGATGTCGCCGTCCACGGCCGCCGCGACCTGGTCCAGCCAGTCGACGTCCAGCCCTGCCTGTACGAACGTGGGCGCGATGCGCCAGCCGTCCGGGATGCCGTGGTCGTCGAGCCAGTCGGTGAGGTCGTCCTCCCGGTCGGAGGCCTCCAGCGGGCTCAACGTGGGAGCCTTGGCGACCCGTTCGGCGGTGCGCTCCTGGATCTCGATGAGGTTCGTGAGGGTCTCGGGGGAGTAGGAGCCGCCGGCGATCACAGCGAGCTTGTGCCGCATCTTGGCCACCCGTTCCCGCAGGGTCGCGGTGGCCCGTACGGCCGCCGCCGCGGGGTTGTTGAGCTCGTGCGTGAGCCCGGCCGACAACGAGCCCAGCGCCAGCAGCCGTTCACGCTGCCCGATGGCCCGCTGCGTGTTCTTCGAACCGAAGAACAGCCCCTCCAGCAGATGTACCGCCATCGGGAACCACTCCTGCATGAACGCCGCGAAGGTGTCGGCGGGCAGGACGAAGAAGCGCGTCGGCTCCGTCACGCGCATGGAGTTGTTGTAGACCTGCCGCACCCGGTCCCCGATGTAGGCCTGCATGGCCCCCGAGTACACCCCGCGCTGGGAGGTCCGCGTCACCTCCACGTCGTCGCCGCCGACCCGGCGCGAGAGGACGACCGTGCCCTCGATCATCACGTAGAAGCAGGTGGCCGGATCACCCTCGGTGTACACCGGGCCGGGCTGGAACTTCTCCACCCGCCCCTCGCTGCACAGCCGGCCGAGTTGCTCGGGGCTGAGCTTCTCGAACAGGAACAGCGAGCCGATCTCCCCGGGACTGCACGGCATCAACTGCCCGCTCATGACTGTTCCAGATAGCGGTGGACGAGCATCACGGCCATGGCTCCCTCTCCTACGGCGGACGCGACCCGCTTGGCGGACTCCGCGCGCGCGTCGCCCGCCACGAACACGCCGGGAATGTTGGTCTCCAGGTGGTACGGCGGCCGGTCCAGCTCCCAGCCGGCGGGCGGGCGCCCGTCGGAGGTCAGGTCGGGCCCGGCGAGAATGAATCCGCGTTCGTCGCGCAGCACCGTGCCGTCCAGCCAGTCGGTGAGCGGAGCCGCCCCGATGAACACGAACATCCACTGCGCGTCGACCCGTTCGGTCTCCCCGTTCACGGTGTGCCGCAGGGTCAGCTGCTCCAGGTGGGCCGTGCCGTGCGCGGCCTCGACGACCGTGTGGCTGCGGACCGAGATGTTGGGCGCCTCGTTGATCTGCTGGATGAGGTAGTGCGACATCGACGCCGACAGGTCGGGGCCGCGCACCAGCAGGGTCACCGACTTGGCGCCCCGGGACAGGTACATCGCCGCCTGGCCGGCCGAGTTGGCGCCGCCGACGATGTACACGTCGTGTCCCTGGCAGGCGGACGCCTCGGTGAGCGCGGAACCGTAGAACACGCCGGTACCGGTCAGGTCGGTGCAGCCCTGGGCCTCCAGCTGCCGGTACTGCACACCGGTCGCCAGGATCACGCTGTGCGCCGCGACAGCCGACCCGTCCGCGAACCGTACGACTCGGGCCGCCCCGTTGACCTCGAGGCCGGTC includes these proteins:
- a CDS encoding AAA family ATPase — translated: MPQTAFTTPLVGRDEEISRLAGVLERARGGEARAVLVAGDAGVGKTRVLDEVAVRAAQDGMTVLTGHCVDLGDVGLPYLPFTEILGVLATDERFAAALSAHPVVDRLLGGGTDAVPDTGGRLRLFEGMAGLLADLAGIAPLLLVLEDLHWADQSSRDLLRFLLSRGILQRPAGGAPAHRLAVLASYRADDLHRRHPLRPLLAELVRLPAVERLELRPLADAHVTRLVRALEDRPLPDATVRRIVDRAEGNAFYAEELLAATDTRDAGVPSGLADLLLIRVEQLSDTAQQVLRTAAVAGRHVEHDLLRDAVRLPEDELESALREAIGRQLLVAGVGDTYAFRHALSREAVYADLLPGERARLHGAFARLLADRGRPAESAAERAHHYRESHDLAEALAASLEAADHAHRVGAPAEELRHVEAALGLWSSVDPAKLPSGEGLDQITLTLRASAAAAHAGELHRAVSLTRAALAGIGQDADSELAARVRYTLAGNLLSVDNLTAAYTHSSEALTLIPADPPTPTWVWAAATHVMAARQVGDVGTALRVARQALRAAEKLRVTDAQADLLISLATMEGDGRRAPEGRARLREARELARRAGNAPVECRALFNLAVGCFESGDLEECLLWLTEGLERARRAGLLSSPYPLEMRYLRLLVLYTLGRWDECVRVAAADAEVLPAAGGYTVGPALYVALARGDGRAAERARALLEGPFDWMAALVAGIVLTDAAALRRDPEAAVQRMRSTVAALTDDAGTRPDVAVRLAALALSAVADAAGEARLTGDEAGVRRWTDTAAELVDLARTVALHGENGAPQGPEGTAWLARAEAEWTRATAGPDPAAWEKAVAAFDNGDVYERARCRFRFAAALLAAERREEAAAEARATREEATRLGATLLLEQLDDLVRRGRLTETETAERTSPLTAREQDVLRLLALGRSNRQIGEELFISGKTASVHVSNILGKLGAASRTEAVAIAYRQGLIEPEPTTSG
- a CDS encoding UBP-type zinc finger domain-containing protein; the protein is MTSDTRIDPSVPPSGTGCVDCDAVGGWWFHLRRCAQCGHIGCCDSSPAQHATAHYKATGHCVVRSFEPGEEWFWDYEAGELYESGPELAPPVSHPADQPAPGPAGRVPANWAQTLRR
- a CDS encoding ATP-binding protein, which encodes MSGQLMPCSPGEIGSLFLFEKLSPEQLGRLCSEGRVEKFQPGPVYTEGDPATCFYVMIEGTVVLSRRVGGDDVEVTRTSQRGVYSGAMQAYIGDRVRQVYNNSMRVTEPTRFFVLPADTFAAFMQEWFPMAVHLLEGLFFGSKNTQRAIGQRERLLALGSLSAGLTHELNNPAAAAVRATATLRERVAKMRHKLAVIAGGSYSPETLTNLIEIQERTAERVAKAPTLSPLEASDREDDLTDWLDDHGIPDGWRIAPTFVQAGLDVDWLDQVAAAVDGDILPSAVGWLNYTVETELLMDEIDDSTTRISHLVDAAKQYSQLDRAPYQVADVHELLDSTLLMLSAKFGQHIKVVKDYDRTLPKVPAYPAELNQVWTNLVDNAVFAINSAGGEGTLTVRTARDGDRMLVEFADTGPGVPPDIRSRIFDPFFTTKPVGEGTGLGLDISWRIVVNKHHGSLQVDSVPGDTRFQVLLPLTAPDPDPDPETVEEPA